The window CACCATCATATTCGAAGCGTAGGAACCATGCATACCCAGCATTCCAAAAGACAGAGGGTTGGTTCCAGGGAAGGCACCTAAGCCCATCAGGGTCATGGTTACCGGAATCTGAGTCGACTCGGCCAACTCAGTTAGTTCATCACTTGAGTTGGAAAGAATAACACCACCACCCACGTAGAGAACCGGACGCTCTGCCTCTGTAATAGCCTGGCAGGCCTTGGCAATCTGGCCGGGATGCGCCTCAACATGCGGTTGATAGGTCCGCATACGGATCTCTTCCTTTTCAGGAAAATCAACCAGTGAACCAATGATATCTTTGGGCAAATCAACAAGAACCGGTCCAGGACGACCTGAGGACGCCAGATAAAAGGCCTCACGGATAGTAGGAACTAGATCTTCCGGATTGCTGACCAGATAATTATGCTTGGTACAGGGACGGGTAATTCCGACGATGTCCACCTCCTGAAAGGCGTCATTGCCGATCAATGCTCTGGGCACCTGACCGGTAAACACAACAACAGGTATGGAGTCCATATAGGCAGTGGCGATACCGGTCACGCCGTTGGTGGCTCCGGGGCCGGAGGTCAACAGGGCGACACCGGTCTTTCCGCTGGCTCTGGCATAACCGTCTGCTGCATGAACAGCTCCCTGCTCATGGCGAACCAGCAGATTCTTAATTGAAGAATTTGCCAGTTCATCATACAGGTCTATGATTACACCGCCAGGAAAACCGAAAATGGTATCAACCCCTTCTTCCTGCAGACATTTTACGAAGGCTTGTGCACCTGTAATTTTGCTCATCGGATAATCCTTTCCTTGTTTTTGAAACGCCGGGTATTCCCCCGAGCGTAGAGTCGAGGACTCATTCTTTTTCAGTAAATATATGAGAATTGGTTCGGAATATATAATTCATGATAATCCCTGTCAAGATCAAACAGGGGAAGAGGATGACACTGGTTGTTTTTCCCAGCCTCATGAAAAAAGGGAGAAAACTGAACTATTCTTATACTTTCACCTATATATTCATTGTGTTAAAGAGATATTCTCCCCCAAAATGTGCTTACAGAACACAAACACTTAATTTACATTTTAGTACTAGCTATGCAAAATATGAAATATGTAAAGCAAAATGGTTACGGATCAATCTCAATGCAAAACCGCCGGGGAAACCGCCCTAAGCCCCAAATGAGTAACCATAGGTTCAAAATCCCTATCATCATGCAGCAAAGAGAGCGTGTTTACTATACAGAATGTCCCGATAATCATATCAAGAGTCTTCCGAACAGTAACGCCTTTTTTCCGTAACGCTCTGTAGTTCTCGGCAGCCGCGACAGCAACAGGATAGCCTCCCAGTTCTTTGCAGGGAAGTATGCTCAGTACTTCTTTTGCCTTTGCATAGTCACTGTCTTTCCGAAATCCCTGCAGCACCTCGGTCAGAATCAAGTCACCTGTATATACCGGAACCTGCTGCAAGAGCTGATCCAGCATTTCCGTCTGCCATGTTGTCTGACCGTTGAAATAGTTTATCCACACTGAGGAATCGACCAGAATCATCGGTCCAACCTCATTTTCTCCAGATCGCCCTCCCAATGCAGTCTGCCCTTCAGCTGTCGAACAGCTTCCTGTCTTTTGACCTGCACCAGCAATCGTAACGCCTGGTCTATAACACCTTTTTTGGTTTTGATAGCGCTTAACCGCATTGCTTCCTCCATAAGGCTATCATCAACAACAATATTGGTTCTCATCACGGCCTCCTTTAATCGATGTGTATCATTTCTTTATTCTATACACATCAAAGGTCGCTGTCAATAATGCTGTTTGAATCGAAATAATCAGTATTTCTTACCGAAAAGGTCTGCTTGCGGGATACCGACATTCGGGGTACAATTCAGGTTACATTTTAATGTTAAGATACTAAAAATCATAAATTTTCTTTTTCCGTTTTTTTACTCCCGAACCAGTTCTTGTGAAAAATACAATAAAAAATAATCTTACTCCGGTCAGCCTTACATCCTGCTCCAGCTATGACCCGCAGGAACTCCGGCAAGCCCTTGATCTCCTTCTCACGCACATTGAGCTTCCAGTCACACCTCATGGCGCTGAAGTCCTGCTCAAACCAAATCTTATCAGCACCAAAAGTGGCCCTCTTTCCTGCACAGAAGGTGCGTTGATCCTGGTTATTGCCCGTTGGTTCCTTGATCAGGGAGCCCGAGTCAGCATTGGCGATTCACCTGCCTTTGGCACGGCTACTGCGGTTCTCAGGAATCTCAAGCTCCTTGATGAACTGGCTCACTTGGGAGTGACTATCCGTTCCTTTAAGCAGGGCGTATCTGTTGATCTCCCGGAAGTTGGTCCGGCAATTCTGGCCCGTGCTGCCCTGGAGAGCGATCTATTGGTTAATATCCCCAGGGTCAAGGCCCATGTTCAGGCCCGCCTGACCCTGGCAGTAAAAAATTACTTCGGTTGTGTGGTGGGATTGCGCAAGGCCTGGTGGCACATGGAGCATGGTGGCGAGCAAAGCCATAAGCCCGGTGGTTTCTTTGACCGCCTGATTCGGATCCAGGCTGCTTTCCCTGCCTCCATTAATATTATTGACGGCATTCTTGCCATGCACCAAAGCGGTCCTGTGGATGGTGCCCCCTACCCTCTGTCCCTGCTTGCAGCCTCCACCAATGCGGTAGCAGTTGACCGGGCCCTTCATACCATCCTACAGGTGGATCCCCAGACCAGCCCGGTCATGGCAGCCTGTCAGCAGGCTGGTCTGCAAGGTGCCTCTCTGGCCCAGCTCATTTTTCCCTTAACCACACCGGAGGAGCTTCAGGTCGATGACTTTCAGGCCCCTGCGAGCTTAAATCCGGTTCGTTTCAACCCCTTCCGCTTTCTTAAAAGCAGTGTACGCAGGCTTTTTATGAGCAAGGACAAGTTATTAGATAAAAGCGGTCGCAAGTACATATAAGCATTGCTCTTGCAAAGAGAACCACAGCAAGGTACATTCACTCGTACATAATTTATGATAACAATCAGCACAGTCTGTTTTGATCTGAATTGGCTTTCAGGTTACTTCGTATAAACACACACGAAAGAGCAACAGACAGCGGTGCTGAGCCATTTCTTTTTTGCACAGGAGGAGAAGTAAATGTTTCACTTGCAGGGAAAAACCGCTCTCATCACTGGAGGATCCCGGGGTATTGGGCGGGCGATCGCTGTACGCCTGGCAGAGCACGGAGTCAATATCGTTGTTAACTATGTTCGGCACCGTCGTGATGCGGAAGAAACCGTTGCTGCTATTGAAAAATACGGGGTCGGCTGTCTGGCGATCAAAGCCAATGTCGCCAAGGAAGAGGACGTGCAACGCATGTTCGAGGAAATCCAAAGCACCTATAAGAGCATGGACATCCTGGTTTCCAATGCAGCCTCCGGTGTCCTCAAACCAGCTATGGAGCTGACCCAGCGACATTGGGACTGGGCAATGGACATCAATGCCCGGGCCCTCCTGACCTTGACCCAGCATGCCGTACCGATGATGCAAAACGGCGGCAGGATTCTTGGTGTATCCAGCCTGGGCGCAGTGCGGGCAGTGCCTAATTATACCGTGGTCGGTGCCTCCAAGGCGGCCCTGGAATCCCTGGTTCGCCATCTTGCCGTGGAACTGGGCCCCAAGGATATTACCGTGAATACCATCAGTGCCGGTGTTGTTGATACCGATGCCCTGAAAAAATTCCCGAATCGGGACGATATCATTGGTACCTCCCTTGAGCGAACCCCGCTTGGTCGTCTGACCACCCCGGAAGATGTGGCTGATCTGGCCCTTTTCTTATGCAGCGATGGAGCTTCCATGATCCACGGTCAGGCCGTGGTCGTTGATGGTGGCTATGCTATCCAGGGATAATAAGTGCATAAGTGCATAACTCCCCTCCTCCGAAACAGGAGGGGCACCTCTATTCCAGAGCAAGGACCAGAGCAAGGACCATAACACAGCGGCATAATATATAAAATAAACTAAACAGAGGGAAACATACCATCACATTCTGTACACTCTATGCTTCTCAGAGAACTCATCACCCGCAATAGATCCTACCGTCGCTTTTATCAGGACATCCCTGTGGATCTGGAAACATTACGGCAGCTGGTTGATCTTGCCCGGCTCTCTGCCTCCGCAGCAAATAAACAGCCACTGAAATATTTTCTAGTAAGCGATCCGGCAAAAAACGCAGAAGTCTTCTCCTGCCTGGGCTGGGCAGGCTATCTCAGCAACTGGCACGGGCCTGAACAAGGCGAGCGCCCCAGCGCCTATATTATTCTTCTGGAAGACACCAACATCGGTCAGGCCTCTGACTGCGATCACGGCATTGCAGCCCAGAGCATCCTCCTTGGCGCCACTGCGTTAGGGCTGGGTGGCTGCATGATCGGCTCTGTTCATAAGGAAAAGCTGGGCGGATTCCTCGACATTCCTGCCCATTGCACCATCCGCTTGGTTATAGCCCTGGGCAAGCCCAAAGAAGATGTTGTTATCGAATCGGTGCAGGAGGACGGCAACATCCGCTATTGGCGCACAGAAGACGATAGGCACCATGTCCCGAAAAGATCTTTGGATGAAATTATCATCGGTCAGGTGGACTAATGGACCTGACATTGACATCGCCTGCCCTGCTGTTTCCGGCAATTTCCCTTTTGCTGGTGGCCTATACCACCCGCTTCAGAACCATCAGTGAACGCATCCGCATACTCCACGCCCAGTTTACCGAGACCCCTACAGAGAGCATCGTTGGTCAGATCGACACCCTGCGCAAGCGAGTCTATCTGATCCGCAACATGCAGGCCTGCGGAGTGGCCAGTTTTTTCCTCTGCGTGCTCTGCCTGTTCACCCTGTTTGCAGGCAGTCTCTTTCTCAGTAAACTCATCTTTGTCATTAGCCTTATTTTACTGATGATTTCCCTTGTGTTCTCCTTTTGGGAAGTCCTTTTATCCGTGCATGCCCTTGAGCTGCAACTCAGTGACATAGAGAAACATCTGCCCAAGAAAAAAAATTACTCTTTTTCCAAGAGCAAAGAGCTTACTGCGAGGCTACGCAAAAAAACAAATGAAGAATAGGAGGACAGTATCATGGAACAATTCGGAGGTGACAAGAAAGTCGGTCGTTCCCTTTTGACCGGCCCGGAAACCTGGCTGAAAAACTGGGCGATCCCCAAGATCTCGCCTGAAATCCAAACCTACCATCTTACCCTTACCACCCTGCTCTGGAGCTTCATCAACATCCTTGTTGCCTTTGAAGCAAAAGAGCATATCGGCCTGCTCTGGCTGGTCTCCTTAATGATCCTGTTCCAGTACCTGACCGACCTGTTCGACGGCGAACTTGGTCGCCAGCGGGATACCGGCCTGATCAAATGGGGCTTTTACATGGACCATTTCCTGGACTACATCTTTCTCTGCTCCCTAGTCTTTGTCGGCTATATGATCTCCCCAGAGGGACTGGAGATCTGGTATTTTGCCCTGTTGGTTATCCTGGGCGGTTTCATGGTCAACTCCTTCCTGGCCTTTGGCGCCACCAATGAATTTCAGATCTATCATTACGGCGTCGGCCCCACCGAGATGCGAGTTGTCTTTATCCTGATCAATATCTATATCATTTATTGTGGCACCAGCTCCTTTAATATCCTTCTGCCCATCACCGTGATTCTCTGTTTGATAGGCCTGATAGTGAACACATTAGAGGTACACAGAAAGTTATGGCGGCATGATATGCAGGTGAAAGCGATGCGTAAGGAGCAGGTAAAATGAGCGCCACGTCTCGTCATCGCAGCAAAGTCAAAGCGCTGCTGTTGCTCGGTGCGTCCCTTCCTGCCCTCTTCTTCCTTCAAGTAAATACATGGGCAGGTACATCCCAGTCGGATTCAGAAAAAACACAATCTGCCATTAGCCTAAGCGCCGAGGAACGACAGGCTGTGGAGAAAAGAGAGGTCATTGTCCGGGAGCAGCCTACTCAGGGTAAACCGGGCAAGGCCTTTGAGGCCGTGGCTATCATCAAGGCAAAGCCAGAGCTTATCCGGGATATGGTGCAGGACTATGCGAGCTATCCTGAGTTTATGCCCAATGTCAGTCGGATTGAGATTCTTGAGCAAGAGGAGCACACAGCGCTGATCAATCAATACCTTGCCCTGCCCCTGGGCAAGAGCAAAAAATACCGGATCAAACTGGAATCCTCAGAGCCGGATGCGCATACCATCCTGATTCAATGGCAGCTCCAGCCCTGGCCGGAGCTGAAACCGGAAGAGACCATCCAAGACACCAGTGGCTTCTGGCGCATTGAGGAGCTGGATGCAGGGCGTTCCCTGGTGCTCTACCATGTCTCCACCGATCCGGGAAAGATCCCCTTTGGTCTAGGCTGGATTGTTGATTATCTCAGCAAGGACTCAGTGCCTGAGATCCTGACCAAGACCAGGGAACGGGCCGAGAAAAAGGCCAGTGCGCTGCTGAAGGGGCAGGAAAAGTAAGAGGTAACGATGAACGATGAAAGGCTGAGCAGAAATATTACCACTGTCATCTTACAGCATTACCCGACAGTGCAGGCGATCTACCTGTTCGGTTCGATGGCAAATGGAGAGGAATGGCCGGACAGCGATGCGGATCTCGGCCTCTTGCTCCCTATCGCGGAGGCGAAGAAAAAGGTCTCCCTGCTGCTCTCGCCCTGTGCCTTTGAACTTGCTGAACTGCTCGGACGGGATGTGGACCTTCTCAACCTGCGCCAAGCCTCCACCGTGATACAGCATCAGGTAGTGAGCTATGGCAAACTGCTCTATGTGGGAGATGAATATGCCCAAGGGGAGTTTGAAATGTACACTCTTTCCTTGTATCAAAAACTTAATGAGGAGCGGGCAGCCATTTTAGAGGATTTTTATCGAACCAAGAGGGCCTATCGGGTATGAATGATGTCATTATCAATAAGGTGCAGTCCATTCAGCGCTGTGTGTTTCGGGCGCGGGAAGAATACGGTTTTAATCCAAAGGGATTTGCTGAGGATTACAGCCGTCAGGATGCAGCCATCCTTAATGTGATCCGGGGCTGTGAGCAGGCGATTGATCTTGCCAATCATCTGGTTCGGCAACTCAAGTTGGGAATCCCGACAAGCAGTCGGGACAGTTTTCAGAGGCTCAGCGAGCAGGGTGTAATCGGCAGAGACTTAGCAGAATCCCTTGGCAGGATGGCCCATTTCCGTAATTTTGCTGTGCATCAGTACGAAAAGATCGATATAGATATTGTCGCTGAGGTGATCACCAAAAAGCTGGATGACTTGGTGCAGTTCGGGGATGAGGTGATAGATTATTGCCGATTGTCGGAGGAATGACCTATGCGGGCAATTCATCGCCTGAAAGGCTGATATTTAAGAGGACAAAATGAAAGAGAAAAGACTAAATACTCAGGAAAGCACTTGGGATAGCTTTTTCCTGTCTGACGAAAAAGTTACTGACGATTTTATGTCAGAAGAGCGAATCGCACCGGATCTTTTCGATGCAACGATTGATGATATGGAGCTGATATTCTGTAAGGATCATAGCATAGACAACTTATAACAAGCTATCGCCTGAAAGGCGTATATTCATCAGCTCGGGGTAACACCCCGAGGACGAAGCTGGCTCGGTCCTTGGTGCCCAGGGTGTTTACCTTGGGATCTATCTACTACAGGTCTTTATCCTTCCATATTGGCACGTTAAAGACCTGTACAAGTAAAGATACAGGCGAAAATAAAAGCCAGTGTGGCTTTTTGAGGACAATATTGCGCCCTATGCAAAAAACGACATGCAATTAATTAACATTAGATATGAATGACTTAGAATCGTTAAAGAGTATTTTCAAAGATCGAATTTTCAAGGTTCCTGATTACCAAAGAGGATTCGCTTGGACAACAAGACAGCTTAAAGACTTTTGGGAGGATGTTGTAAACTTACCAATTGATAGATTTCATTACACAGGACTTCTTTCTTTAAAGCAAGTTAGTAGGAATTCTTGGAAAAACTGGAATGATGAAAAGTGGTTAATTGAAGACAGAGGCTTCAAACCTTTTCATGTTGTTGACGGTCAACAAAGATTAACAACCTTTGTGATTTTTATCCAAGCACTTACTGAATTATTAGCTGGATTACCTGAACATATTGATAAAAAAGAAAATGAAATTTACTTAGGTTCTTTCAGCCTAAAGGATATAAAAGAAGAATATCTTGTCGTTCAAAAACCGCCACAATTTATAATCAAAACACATAAATTCAGTTACGAAGTCGATAATCCAAGCTTTAACTATCTTCGCTATAAAATATTCAATGAACCTGACAGCCCCACGATTCAAGAAACGTTTTATACTTTAAACCTAGAAAAGGCTAAAACATTCTTCATTGATAGCCTTAAAAACTGTTTTGCAAAATATGGCATTGAAGAAATTGAAATCCTTTTTAAAAAATTGACTCAAAATCTAATGTTTAATGTTTATGAGATTAGTGATGATTTTGATACTTTCGTTGCATTTGAGACAATGAATAATCGAGGGAAAAAATTATCTAATCTTGAATTACTAAAAAACAGATTGATTTACCTTACAACACTTTATGAAGAAGATGAATTAAAAGATGATGAGCGTAATTCGCTAAGAGAAAAAATTAATGAAGCATGGAAAGAGGTGTATTTTCAACTTGGTAGAAACAAGAAAAATCCTTTAAATGACGATGATTTTCTTATTGCTCATTGGATTATGTATTTCCAATACACAAGAGAAAAAGGTGATGATTATATAAGATTTCTCCTTGAGAAATACTTTACATCTCAGAATATTTACGAAAAAACCGAGATTAATATTAGTTCATTTCAACAATTTGAGGAATTTAAAGAGGAAAACCTACAAGACCAAGAGAAAGATGAGACAAACGAGATAGAGAACGGAATTTTTTTACGTTCAAAACTAAAACCGAAGCAGATTAAAGATTACGTTAATAGTTTAAAATCAGCAGCAGTTCATTGGTACAACACATTTAATCCTGTAAACAACCCTGATTTGACGACTAAAGAGAGTCTTTGGATTGACAGATTAAATCGGATTGGTATTATTTATTTCAGACCATTAA is drawn from Candidatus Electrothrix aestuarii and contains these coding sequences:
- a CDS encoding DUF262 domain-containing HNH endonuclease family protein — encoded protein: MNDLESLKSIFKDRIFKVPDYQRGFAWTTRQLKDFWEDVVNLPIDRFHYTGLLSLKQVSRNSWKNWNDEKWLIEDRGFKPFHVVDGQQRLTTFVIFIQALTELLAGLPEHIDKKENEIYLGSFSLKDIKEEYLVVQKPPQFIIKTHKFSYEVDNPSFNYLRYKIFNEPDSPTIQETFYTLNLEKAKTFFIDSLKNCFAKYGIEEIEILFKKLTQNLMFNVYEISDDFDTFVAFETMNNRGKKLSNLELLKNRLIYLTTLYEEDELKDDERNSLREKINEAWKEVYFQLGRNKKNPLNDDDFLIAHWIMYFQYTREKGDDYIRFLLEKYFTSQNIYEKTEINISSFQQFEEFKEENLQDQEKDETNEIENGIFLRSKLKPKQIKDYVNSLKSAAVHWYNTFNPVNNPDLTTKESLWIDRLNRIGIIYFRPLITASFLSPGTTSRDRVRLFKEIERFIFITFRMSRAFSTYRNSEFYRAARKLRQNELSVSDIITSLKERMGYCFYTSDENETFFDHEYFQKFIEKKFKNDRGGGFYNWNGLRYLLYEYEMDKVRQRGSQKIDWKLFVKGEKDKVSIEHIYPQTPDNKYWKKEFKGYKKKQLKYLNGSLGNLLPLSQSINSSLQNDSFIEKKSPKYDEDGKKIRQGYSDGSHSEIEVSENDDWNPEKILERGFKLLEFIEERWNLKFENDWTKAELLFLNFMLPDDE
- a CDS encoding DUF362 domain-containing protein, with protein sequence MKNTIKNNLTPVSLTSCSSYDPQELRQALDLLLTHIELPVTPHGAEVLLKPNLISTKSGPLSCTEGALILVIARWFLDQGARVSIGDSPAFGTATAVLRNLKLLDELAHLGVTIRSFKQGVSVDLPEVGPAILARAALESDLLVNIPRVKAHVQARLTLAVKNYFGCVVGLRKAWWHMEHGGEQSHKPGGFFDRLIRIQAAFPASINIIDGILAMHQSGPVDGAPYPLSLLAASTNAVAVDRALHTILQVDPQTSPVMAACQQAGLQGASLAQLIFPLTTPEELQVDDFQAPASLNPVRFNPFRFLKSSVRRLFMSKDKLLDKSGRKYI
- a CDS encoding CDP-alcohol phosphatidyltransferase family protein, with the translated sequence MEQFGGDKKVGRSLLTGPETWLKNWAIPKISPEIQTYHLTLTTLLWSFINILVAFEAKEHIGLLWLVSLMILFQYLTDLFDGELGRQRDTGLIKWGFYMDHFLDYIFLCSLVFVGYMISPEGLEIWYFALLVILGGFMVNSFLAFGATNEFQIYHYGVGPTEMRVVFILINIYIIYCGTSSFNILLPITVILCLIGLIVNTLEVHRKLWRHDMQVKAMRKEQVK
- a CDS encoding nucleotidyltransferase domain-containing protein; its protein translation is MNDERLSRNITTVILQHYPTVQAIYLFGSMANGEEWPDSDADLGLLLPIAEAKKKVSLLLSPCAFELAELLGRDVDLLNLRQASTVIQHQVVSYGKLLYVGDEYAQGEFEMYTLSLYQKLNEERAAILEDFYRTKRAYRV
- a CDS encoding DUF86 domain-containing protein, with the protein product MNDVIINKVQSIQRCVFRAREEYGFNPKGFAEDYSRQDAAILNVIRGCEQAIDLANHLVRQLKLGIPTSSRDSFQRLSEQGVIGRDLAESLGRMAHFRNFAVHQYEKIDIDIVAEVITKKLDDLVQFGDEVIDYCRLSEE
- a CDS encoding PIN domain nuclease — translated: MILVDSSVWINYFNGQTTWQTEMLDQLLQQVPVYTGDLILTEVLQGFRKDSDYAKAKEVLSILPCKELGGYPVAVAAAENYRALRKKGVTVRKTLDMIIGTFCIVNTLSLLHDDRDFEPMVTHLGLRAVSPAVLH
- a CDS encoding SRPBCC family protein, whose protein sequence is MSATSRHRSKVKALLLLGASLPALFFLQVNTWAGTSQSDSEKTQSAISLSAEERQAVEKREVIVREQPTQGKPGKAFEAVAIIKAKPELIRDMVQDYASYPEFMPNVSRIEILEQEEHTALINQYLALPLGKSKKYRIKLESSEPDAHTILIQWQLQPWPELKPEETIQDTSGFWRIEELDAGRSLVLYHVSTDPGKIPFGLGWIVDYLSKDSVPEILTKTRERAEKKASALLKGQEK
- a CDS encoding nitroreductase family protein, with the protein product MLLRELITRNRSYRRFYQDIPVDLETLRQLVDLARLSASAANKQPLKYFLVSDPAKNAEVFSCLGWAGYLSNWHGPEQGERPSAYIILLEDTNIGQASDCDHGIAAQSILLGATALGLGGCMIGSVHKEKLGGFLDIPAHCTIRLVIALGKPKEDVVIESVQEDGNIRYWRTEDDRHHVPKRSLDEIIIGQVD
- a CDS encoding type II toxin-antitoxin system VapB family antitoxin; the protein is MRTNIVVDDSLMEEAMRLSAIKTKKGVIDQALRLLVQVKRQEAVRQLKGRLHWEGDLEKMRLDR
- the fabL gene encoding enoyl-[acyl-carrier-protein] reductase FabL codes for the protein MQGKTALITGGSRGIGRAIAVRLAEHGVNIVVNYVRHRRDAEETVAAIEKYGVGCLAIKANVAKEEDVQRMFEEIQSTYKSMDILVSNAASGVLKPAMELTQRHWDWAMDINARALLTLTQHAVPMMQNGGRILGVSSLGAVRAVPNYTVVGASKAALESLVRHLAVELGPKDITVNTISAGVVDTDALKKFPNRDDIIGTSLERTPLGRLTTPEDVADLALFLCSDGASMIHGQAVVVDGGYAIQG
- a CDS encoding DUF2721 domain-containing protein; protein product: MDLTLTSPALLFPAISLLLVAYTTRFRTISERIRILHAQFTETPTESIVGQIDTLRKRVYLIRNMQACGVASFFLCVLCLFTLFAGSLFLSKLIFVISLILLMISLVFSFWEVLLSVHALELQLSDIEKHLPKKKNYSFSKSKELTARLRKKTNEE